In one window of Opitutus sp. GAS368 DNA:
- a CDS encoding ribokinase, whose protein sequence is MPPSPQVVVVGSIMQDLTFACAEFPRAGETIMARLAGGQGGKGSNQAIACGRTGMKTVFIGAMGRDGFAGQVTAFYRREKIGCHLVLKAGQSTGTAVILLNREGQNQIVIEPGANAALAPADVPRSLLAKARVVVTQLESNLATTAHVLRVARQAGVTTILNPAPMRTDFGPALLRHVDILIPNESEFVALVRALPGIRRRGFDERALQAMPREALHGLCRQLGVPTLIVTLGRRGCFISERSGHHFIPAHRGMRVVDTTGAGDAFCGGFAAGLVRHKGEVVAAARLGTAVAALSITKPGAAFAMPTRSELQRFLRKTGAA, encoded by the coding sequence ATGCCTCCTTCACCCCAGGTCGTCGTCGTCGGCAGCATCATGCAGGACCTGACCTTTGCCTGCGCGGAATTTCCCCGGGCGGGGGAGACGATCATGGCCCGGCTGGCCGGCGGGCAGGGCGGCAAGGGATCCAACCAGGCCATCGCGTGCGGCCGGACGGGGATGAAAACCGTCTTCATCGGCGCCATGGGCCGGGATGGGTTCGCCGGCCAGGTGACGGCCTTCTACCGGCGGGAAAAAATCGGCTGTCACCTGGTCCTCAAGGCCGGCCAATCCACGGGTACCGCGGTGATCCTGCTCAACCGCGAGGGCCAGAACCAGATTGTGATCGAGCCGGGCGCCAACGCCGCGCTGGCCCCGGCCGATGTGCCGCGGTCGCTGCTGGCCAAGGCCCGGGTGGTGGTGACCCAGCTGGAATCAAACCTCGCGACCACGGCCCATGTGCTCCGGGTCGCGCGGCAGGCGGGGGTGACGACCATTTTGAATCCGGCGCCGATGCGGACTGATTTTGGCCCCGCGCTGCTGCGGCATGTCGACATCCTGATTCCGAATGAAAGCGAATTTGTGGCGCTGGTCCGGGCCTTGCCGGGCATCCGCCGGCGCGGCTTCGATGAACGGGCGCTGCAGGCCATGCCCCGCGAAGCGCTGCACGGATTGTGCCGCCAGCTTGGCGTGCCAACGCTCATCGTGACCCTCGGCCGCCGGGGCTGCTTCATCTCGGAGCGGAGCGGCCATCATTTCATCCCGGCCCACCGGGGCATGCGGGTCGTGGACACGACCGGCGCGGGCGACGCGTTTTGCGGCGGTTTCGCGGCGGGGTTGGTCCGCCACAAGGGGGAGGTCGTCGCGGCGGCCCGCCTTGGCACGGCGGTGGCGGCGCTGTCGATCACCAAGCCCGGTGCCGCTTTTGCGATGCCGACCCGGTCCGAGCTGCAGCGTTTCCTACGGAAGACCGGGGCGGCCTGA
- a CDS encoding LacI family DNA-binding transcriptional regulator: protein MKKPASLIDVARRAKVNISTVSRTINQTGKIGSETQARVLKAMRELGYKPNRVARRLRTQEGSSHLLGLIIPNIQNSFFADLARGVEDVAYKNNFALLLCNYDEDEAKERFYLDVLQSESVDGIILPPIHENDPAVLQVVRNGIPVVCVDRSLSSGNLDKVEVDNHTGALKAVEHIIAQGHKRIGLIGGPADSSTGRERLRGYKDAHTQAGLPIKAELIRFGDFKQESGQTLAHELLSLADPPTALFACNGLMTAGALEAIAARGLKIPKQVGIVGFDELPLSSVFNPPLTVVRQPAYEVGKYAAELLLKRIEDAKRPATSLKLMPELIIRKSC, encoded by the coding sequence ATGAAAAAACCCGCCAGCCTGATCGACGTGGCCCGCCGGGCGAAGGTGAACATCTCGACCGTCTCGCGCACGATCAACCAGACGGGCAAGATCGGCTCCGAAACCCAGGCGCGCGTGCTCAAGGCCATGCGGGAGCTGGGCTACAAGCCCAACCGGGTTGCGCGCCGGCTGCGCACCCAGGAGGGCAGCAGCCATCTGCTCGGTCTGATCATCCCGAACATCCAGAACAGTTTTTTTGCCGATCTGGCGCGGGGCGTCGAGGACGTGGCCTACAAGAACAACTTCGCCCTGCTGCTCTGCAATTATGATGAGGACGAGGCCAAGGAGCGCTTTTACCTGGACGTGCTGCAGTCGGAGTCCGTGGATGGCATCATCCTGCCGCCGATCCATGAGAATGATCCCGCGGTGCTGCAGGTGGTGCGCAACGGCATCCCGGTGGTCTGCGTCGACCGCAGTCTCTCGAGCGGAAACCTCGACAAGGTGGAGGTGGACAACCACACGGGCGCCCTGAAGGCGGTCGAGCACATCATCGCCCAGGGGCACAAGCGCATCGGCCTGATTGGCGGCCCCGCGGATTCCTCGACGGGACGGGAGCGCCTGCGCGGCTACAAGGACGCGCACACCCAGGCCGGGCTGCCGATCAAGGCGGAGCTGATCCGCTTCGGCGACTTCAAGCAGGAGAGCGGGCAAACCCTGGCGCACGAACTCCTCTCGCTCGCCGATCCGCCCACGGCGCTGTTTGCGTGCAACGGCCTGATGACGGCCGGGGCGCTCGAGGCCATTGCCGCGCGCGGCCTGAAGATTCCCAAGCAGGTCGGCATCGTGGGCTTTGATGAGCTGCCGCTGTCGAGCGTGTTCAACCCGCCGCTCACCGTCGTCCGCCAGCCGGCCTACGAGGTGGGCAAGTATGCGGCCGAACTGCTGCTGAAGCGCATCGAGGATGCCAAGCGTCCGGCCACAAGCCTCAAGCTCATGCCCGAGCTGATCATCCGGAAGTCCTGCTGA
- a CDS encoding formylglycine-generating enzyme family protein codes for MSEPQRAPSAQTTEFQLSHARNGPHLPLPGSVPGWPFQNIGHWRIDVNRRAETWRRDFREWRHEHLTRMGYSGANYERAEFRWAQRNFVHAQMMVEDRYFYDPVAGKYTVDKYLDDLERRFGGIDSVLIWYVYPNIGIDDRNQTALASDLPGGLAGLKQAVADFQRRGVRVFIPTMAWDNGTQPAGRSDWEAVVRLAQAIGADGVNGDTYSGVPRAFLETADQLGHPLVFQPEAVPLSDEALMWNLQSWGKLLPTEVILPVSKLKWLEPRHMSNTENRWGRDRTNDFHYIFFNGSGYNAWENIWGVWNQFTPRDGAALQRIAHLYRQFPDLLVSLEWEPYAHTLQAGVFASMFPGPGQILWTVVNRYDYDLAGDQLLVAHQAGRRYYDVWNGAELTPRLTDGKATLAFPLENRGFGAVLGVEAGVHPAGLDAYLARRRALTAAPLQSLSAQWRAAPQQIVPIAPTKPAAAAPAGMVTIPAGEFDFKVTGIEIEGFTWEGLDFQYPWEPSARRAHRHRMAVKSFHIDRHPVTNADYKKFTDATGYQPKDAHHFLRDWKNGAPQAGWEKKPVTWVSLEDARAYAAWAGKRLPHEWEWHYAAQGTDGRLYPWGNDWNTANLPQPNRGRTLLPPADVDAHPGGASPFGVMDLVGNVWQWTDEFMDEHTRAAALRGGSAYQPQTSHWYFPQAYQLDQHGKYLLMSPGKDRSGMLGFRCVVDAG; via the coding sequence ATGAGCGAACCGCAACGCGCCCCGTCGGCCCAGACCACCGAGTTTCAACTGTCGCACGCCCGCAACGGCCCGCACCTCCCGCTCCCGGGCAGCGTGCCGGGCTGGCCGTTCCAGAACATCGGCCATTGGCGGATCGACGTGAACCGCCGCGCCGAGACCTGGCGGCGCGATTTCCGCGAGTGGCGCCACGAGCACCTCACCCGCATGGGCTACAGCGGGGCGAACTACGAGCGGGCGGAGTTCCGCTGGGCGCAGCGCAACTTCGTCCACGCCCAGATGATGGTCGAGGACCGGTATTTCTACGACCCGGTGGCCGGGAAATACACCGTGGACAAGTATCTCGACGACCTCGAACGCCGTTTCGGCGGCATCGACAGCGTGCTCATCTGGTATGTTTACCCCAACATCGGCATCGATGACCGCAACCAGACTGCGCTGGCCTCGGACCTGCCCGGCGGGCTCGCCGGCCTTAAACAGGCTGTCGCTGATTTTCAGCGCCGCGGCGTCAGGGTCTTCATCCCCACCATGGCCTGGGACAACGGCACGCAACCGGCCGGCCGGTCCGATTGGGAAGCGGTCGTGCGCCTCGCCCAGGCGATCGGAGCCGACGGCGTCAACGGCGACACCTACAGCGGTGTGCCGCGTGCTTTTCTCGAGACGGCCGACCAGCTCGGTCATCCGCTCGTGTTTCAGCCCGAGGCCGTGCCGCTGTCGGACGAAGCCCTGATGTGGAATCTCCAGAGCTGGGGCAAGCTCCTCCCGACCGAAGTCATTCTCCCCGTCAGCAAGTTGAAGTGGCTTGAGCCGCGCCATATGAGCAACACCGAGAACCGGTGGGGCCGCGACCGCACGAACGACTTTCATTACATCTTCTTCAACGGTTCCGGCTACAACGCCTGGGAGAACATCTGGGGTGTCTGGAACCAGTTCACCCCGCGTGATGGTGCCGCGCTCCAGCGCATCGCGCACCTCTACCGGCAGTTCCCCGACCTGCTCGTGAGTCTCGAGTGGGAGCCTTACGCGCACACGCTGCAAGCCGGCGTCTTTGCGTCGATGTTCCCCGGCCCGGGCCAGATTCTTTGGACGGTCGTCAACCGCTACGACTATGACCTGGCGGGGGACCAGCTGCTGGTCGCCCATCAGGCCGGCCGCCGCTACTACGACGTGTGGAACGGAGCCGAACTCACCCCGCGCCTGACCGACGGCAAGGCCACGCTCGCCTTCCCGCTGGAGAACCGCGGCTTCGGTGCCGTGCTCGGCGTTGAGGCCGGCGTGCATCCCGCCGGCTTGGACGCTTACCTGGCGCGCCGGCGCGCGCTTACCGCCGCGCCGCTCCAATCCCTTTCCGCCCAATGGCGGGCCGCGCCGCAGCAGATCGTGCCCATCGCCCCGACCAAGCCGGCCGCCGCCGCACCCGCGGGCATGGTGACGATCCCCGCCGGCGAATTCGATTTCAAGGTCACGGGCATCGAAATCGAGGGTTTCACCTGGGAGGGCCTCGACTTCCAATATCCGTGGGAACCCTCCGCCCGCCGTGCCCACCGGCACCGGATGGCCGTGAAGTCATTCCACATCGACCGCCACCCGGTCACCAACGCCGACTACAAGAAGTTCACCGATGCAACCGGCTACCAGCCGAAGGACGCGCACCACTTTCTCCGCGACTGGAAAAACGGCGCACCGCAGGCGGGATGGGAAAAGAAGCCGGTCACGTGGGTCTCGCTCGAGGACGCCCGGGCCTATGCGGCATGGGCCGGCAAGCGCCTGCCGCACGAATGGGAATGGCATTACGCCGCGCAGGGCACCGACGGCCGCCTCTATCCGTGGGGCAACGACTGGAATACCGCGAACCTGCCCCAGCCCAATCGCGGCCGCACCCTGCTGCCGCCCGCTGACGTCGACGCGCACCCCGGCGGCGCCAGCCCGTTTGGCGTGATGGATTTGGTCGGCAACGTCTGGCAGTGGACCGATGAGTTCATGGACGAGCACACCCGCGCGGCGGCGCTCCGCGGCGGCAGCGCTTACCAACCGCAGACCTCGCACTGGTATTTCCCGCAGGCCTACCAGCTCGACCAGCACGGCAAATACCTGCTGATGTCCCCCGGCAAGGACCGCAGCGGCATGCTCGGCTTCCGCTGCGTGGTCGACGCCGGTTGA
- a CDS encoding alpha-amylase family glycosyl hydrolase: MKANRGLPVPAVLALLSAVTGLAQPAPHPSPADTGRGNLPARWWEKASASRYFVLSPSQKDRELLPIQDVARTTALLEQVHAQGFSAIHIVSPADGGVSFGGLDTKNHYAIRADAGNMDDFRRLVQIAHANGLAVAISYNLGYISTDAPAWLKACDDVREGRSSPEAHWFVWGESGDAPPPPQNIFFNPPGRGFWEYSARAKKHYWTRWGGADGHDVDVRFPQYDWSSPEFLQEAERIVRFWMNTGIDGIMMDAVNWNSNSDWQKNRRQITNVMASYGNVWIQGEGAGGFGEDPVPWIEEGGWNSVEDYGLGTWWVAGSHVIVKGFQAGDPHPIETALRNSHDRVVQAGGILFASALLFQDPAAPTRREAPHLAFATQIGLGDLIGYDRRDMKVEPDGELQWLLRLKRDHPALQQTGSRRPVPTNADDKYYAFLRTAPGGGERVLVVLNFQRGFQKIEVNLSGLDTGGLVELKTGEALPPAGILRMGLYSYGYRFYLVKPPVKPAGK, from the coding sequence ATGAAAGCCAACCGCGGTTTGCCGGTCCCTGCCGTCCTTGCCTTGCTGAGCGCCGTCACCGGCCTCGCGCAACCCGCCCCCCACCCGAGCCCGGCCGATACCGGCCGCGGCAATTTGCCGGCCCGCTGGTGGGAAAAGGCCTCGGCCAGCCGGTATTTCGTCCTCAGCCCGAGTCAGAAGGATCGCGAGCTGCTTCCGATCCAGGATGTGGCCCGCACGACCGCCCTGCTCGAGCAAGTGCACGCCCAGGGATTTTCCGCCATCCACATCGTCTCGCCCGCGGACGGCGGTGTCAGCTTCGGCGGACTCGACACCAAGAATCACTACGCCATCCGCGCCGATGCGGGTAACATGGATGATTTCCGCCGGCTGGTGCAGATCGCTCATGCGAATGGCCTGGCCGTGGCCATCTCCTACAACCTCGGTTACATCAGCACGGACGCCCCCGCGTGGCTGAAGGCCTGCGATGACGTCCGCGAGGGGCGCAGCAGCCCCGAGGCCCACTGGTTCGTCTGGGGTGAAAGCGGCGACGCCCCTCCGCCTCCCCAGAACATCTTCTTCAACCCGCCCGGCCGTGGCTTCTGGGAATACAGCGCCCGGGCCAAGAAACACTACTGGACCCGCTGGGGCGGGGCGGACGGTCATGATGTCGACGTCCGGTTTCCCCAATATGACTGGTCGAGTCCGGAATTTCTGCAGGAAGCGGAGCGTATCGTCCGCTTCTGGATGAACACCGGCATCGACGGCATCATGATGGACGCGGTCAACTGGAACAGCAACAGCGACTGGCAGAAGAACCGCCGGCAGATCACCAACGTCATGGCCTCCTACGGCAACGTCTGGATCCAAGGCGAGGGCGCGGGCGGATTTGGCGAGGACCCGGTGCCCTGGATCGAGGAAGGCGGCTGGAACAGCGTCGAGGATTACGGCCTTGGCACGTGGTGGGTGGCCGGCAGCCATGTGATCGTGAAGGGATTCCAGGCCGGCGATCCACACCCGATCGAGACGGCGCTCCGCAACTCCCACGACCGCGTGGTACAGGCCGGCGGCATCCTCTTTGCCTCGGCGCTCCTGTTCCAGGACCCGGCCGCCCCCACGCGACGCGAGGCGCCGCACCTCGCCTTCGCCACACAAATCGGCCTCGGCGACCTGATCGGCTACGACCGGCGCGACATGAAGGTCGAGCCCGACGGCGAACTGCAGTGGCTGCTGCGCCTGAAGCGCGACCACCCGGCCTTGCAGCAGACCGGCAGCCGTCGCCCGGTGCCGACCAATGCCGACGACAAATACTACGCCTTTCTCCGCACGGCTCCGGGAGGCGGCGAACGGGTGCTCGTCGTGCTCAATTTCCAGCGCGGTTTCCAAAAAATCGAGGTGAATCTCAGCGGCCTTGATACGGGCGGGCTGGTCGAGCTGAAGACCGGCGAGGCATTGCCCCCCGCCGGCATCCTGCGGATGGGACTCTACAGCTACGGATATCGCTTCTACTTGGTGAAGCCGCCGGTTAAACCCGCGGGCAAGTAA
- a CDS encoding CoA ester lyase, whose product MRSKLFVPGSRPELFPKALASQADSLAFDLEDAVLEAAKPEARRLIGQALQSAEFIASKKILMVRVNGLTTPHFAADLAAVVGPRLDLVNLPKVESADDIRVAAQTLARLEAARGLTRPIGILANVESPRGLRLAAEIAGADPRVTGLQVGFADLLEPLGIDRTDTAAIHHLQLAVRLAAGEAGIWACDAAYANIKDTEGFRAEALAAKRLGYIGKSCIHPSQIAPANEIFRPTAEEIAFAHRVVEAAGKATAGAFTVDGRMIDAPFLKRAHAVLAIARQLA is encoded by the coding sequence ATGCGCAGCAAGCTCTTCGTCCCCGGCTCCCGCCCAGAACTTTTTCCGAAGGCCCTCGCGAGCCAGGCGGACAGCCTGGCGTTCGACCTGGAGGACGCCGTGCTGGAGGCGGCCAAACCCGAGGCGCGCCGTCTCATCGGCCAAGCCCTGCAGTCGGCCGAGTTCATTGCGTCCAAGAAAATCCTGATGGTGCGCGTCAACGGCCTCACGACGCCGCATTTCGCGGCGGATCTCGCCGCCGTGGTCGGGCCGAGGCTCGACCTGGTCAATCTGCCCAAGGTGGAATCAGCCGACGACATCCGCGTGGCGGCCCAAACCCTCGCCCGCCTCGAGGCGGCGCGCGGCCTGACCCGCCCCATCGGCATCCTCGCCAATGTCGAATCACCCCGCGGGCTCCGCCTGGCCGCCGAGATCGCGGGCGCCGATCCGCGCGTCACCGGCCTGCAGGTCGGTTTTGCCGACCTGCTGGAACCGCTCGGCATCGACCGCACCGACACGGCGGCCATCCACCACCTTCAGCTGGCGGTGCGCCTGGCCGCCGGCGAGGCCGGCATCTGGGCCTGCGATGCCGCCTATGCGAACATCAAGGACACCGAGGGTTTCCGGGCCGAAGCCCTCGCGGCCAAACGCCTCGGCTATATTGGCAAGTCCTGCATCCACCCGAGCCAGATTGCCCCGGCCAATGAAATCTTCCGGCCCACGGCGGAGGAAATCGCCTTCGCGCACCGTGTGGTCGAGGCTGCGGGAAAAGCGACCGCCGGCGCCTTCACCGTCGACGGACGGATGATCGATGCGCCTTTCCTCAAGCGCGCCCACGCCGTCCTCGCCATCGCGCGCCAGCTCGCCTGA
- a CDS encoding CoA transferase: MPLKKRDYDPGARGPLQGIRVLDLSRLFAGNVLTQILGDYGAEIIKVEPPEGDSLRAWQTNGVSTHWKIYSRNKKSLALDLRKPEAIDLIRRLVSSATLFIESFRPGVLEKMGLAPADLLQLNPRLVIVRISGWGQDGPYSQRPGFGTIIEGMSGFASFNGFADREPVLPPMYLADGVAGLYGASAVMIALREVEKNGGRGQVIDLPLLDPLFAILSPQAANYRLTGQIKLRTGSRSTNSAPRNVYRCADGKHVAVSGSTQGMAERLFRAIGCADLNDDPRFRTNADRLKHVDELDAIIGAFIARHTQAENVAFFEKAEVTVGPIYDVTQILADPHFIQREIVADYPDPETTTLPMHHVVPRLLGTPGSIRSRAPDLGEHNRPILREIGVDDPDYARLIAAGVVIEPAGKNER; the protein is encoded by the coding sequence ATGCCCCTGAAAAAGCGCGACTATGATCCCGGCGCCCGCGGCCCGCTGCAGGGCATCCGCGTGCTCGACCTGTCGCGCCTGTTCGCCGGCAACGTGTTGACCCAGATCCTCGGCGACTATGGCGCCGAGATTATCAAGGTCGAACCACCCGAGGGCGATTCCCTCCGGGCCTGGCAGACCAACGGCGTGTCGACGCACTGGAAGATCTATTCCCGCAACAAAAAGAGCCTCGCCCTCGACCTGCGCAAACCCGAGGCCATCGACCTGATCCGCCGGCTGGTTTCCTCCGCCACGCTCTTCATCGAGAGCTTCCGCCCCGGCGTCCTCGAAAAGATGGGACTCGCGCCCGCCGACCTCCTCCAGCTCAACCCGCGGCTGGTGATCGTCCGCATCTCGGGCTGGGGCCAGGACGGGCCTTACAGCCAACGCCCCGGTTTTGGCACCATCATCGAGGGTATGTCGGGCTTCGCCTCCTTCAACGGCTTCGCCGATCGCGAACCCGTGCTGCCCCCCATGTATCTCGCCGATGGCGTCGCGGGCCTCTACGGCGCCTCGGCCGTCATGATCGCCTTGCGCGAGGTGGAGAAAAACGGCGGCCGCGGCCAGGTCATCGACCTGCCTCTGCTCGATCCGCTGTTTGCCATCCTCAGCCCTCAGGCCGCCAACTACCGTCTGACCGGCCAGATCAAGCTCCGGACCGGCAGCCGCTCGACCAACTCCGCCCCGCGCAACGTCTACCGCTGCGCGGACGGCAAGCATGTCGCCGTGTCGGGCTCCACGCAGGGCATGGCCGAGCGCCTGTTCCGCGCCATTGGCTGCGCCGACCTCAACGACGATCCGCGCTTCCGCACCAACGCCGATCGCCTGAAACACGTCGATGAGCTCGACGCCATCATCGGCGCCTTCATCGCCCGGCATACGCAGGCGGAGAACGTCGCCTTCTTCGAGAAGGCGGAGGTCACCGTCGGGCCGATCTACGACGTCACGCAGATCCTCGCGGACCCCCACTTCATCCAGCGCGAGATTGTCGCCGACTACCCCGACCCGGAAACGACGACGCTGCCGATGCACCATGTCGTGCCCCGGTTGCTGGGCACGCCCGGTTCGATCCGCTCCCGCGCCCCGGACCTGGGCGAGCACAACCGCCCCATTTTGCGGGAAATCGGCGTCGATGACCCGGACTACGCCCGCTTGATTGCCGCCGGGGTGGTCATCGAACCCGCCGGAAAAAATGAGCGGTAA
- a CDS encoding MFS transporter, translated as MSGKAGPGEPPAGAINGLSFGREDQPAAARLRSAMMLVGAGYLFLTLCDYREGIANLALRFLLKDHLYLTATQLAGFFAITKLAWYCKPFAGLLADNVRLFGTRRKGYLVVFSTGAGVLWLVLPLAHDSYGFMLWLVVAINFALMMVHTTLGGMLVEVGQTLGATGRISAVRSGVESLGWLLTGLVSGWIATHLFHYGFLINAALMLVLAGLFAKTLRENKAPPAGPDKPKRTRAHFKELFRHRTLWTAAGFWMLIKFSPGFGTPLFYYQSETLGFTPQYIGYLGFVSAAAGLGGSLVYMRICRHIALRRLLWLGVSLHTAAALAYFGYRSVGPAIVIEALYGLCTALAFMPIFDLLARATPRNFAALGYALIFSLGSLSVSGSDLMGSWIFEQFHHSFAGMILLNSGSSAVVLLVIPFLPRLLTAHRDGEGPAPETAATPAP; from the coding sequence ATGAGCGGTAAAGCCGGCCCCGGGGAACCGCCGGCCGGTGCGATCAACGGTCTTTCCTTTGGCCGCGAAGACCAGCCGGCGGCCGCCCGGTTGCGGTCGGCCATGATGCTCGTGGGGGCCGGGTATCTGTTCCTGACCTTGTGCGACTATCGGGAGGGGATCGCCAACCTAGCCCTGCGGTTCCTGCTGAAGGACCACCTGTACCTGACGGCGACCCAGCTGGCCGGCTTCTTTGCGATCACCAAGCTTGCGTGGTATTGCAAGCCCTTCGCCGGCTTGCTCGCCGACAACGTGCGGTTGTTCGGCACCCGCCGGAAGGGATACCTGGTCGTCTTTTCCACGGGGGCCGGTGTGCTCTGGCTGGTCCTGCCCCTGGCGCACGACTCCTACGGCTTCATGCTGTGGCTGGTCGTGGCCATCAACTTTGCGCTGATGATGGTGCACACGACGCTGGGCGGCATGCTGGTCGAGGTGGGCCAGACGCTGGGCGCCACCGGCCGCATCAGTGCGGTGCGCAGCGGCGTCGAGAGCCTGGGCTGGCTTCTCACGGGACTCGTCAGCGGCTGGATCGCCACGCATCTGTTCCATTACGGCTTCCTGATCAATGCCGCCCTCATGCTCGTTTTGGCCGGGCTTTTTGCGAAGACGCTTCGGGAAAACAAAGCCCCTCCGGCCGGGCCGGACAAACCCAAGCGGACCCGGGCGCACTTCAAGGAACTGTTCCGACACCGCACGCTCTGGACGGCCGCCGGCTTCTGGATGCTCATCAAGTTTTCGCCCGGGTTCGGGACGCCGTTGTTTTATTACCAGAGCGAGACCCTCGGATTCACGCCGCAGTATATCGGGTATCTCGGTTTCGTGTCGGCTGCCGCCGGGCTGGGCGGCAGCCTCGTCTACATGCGGATTTGCCGCCACATCGCCCTCCGCCGGCTGCTTTGGTTGGGGGTAAGCCTGCATACGGCCGCGGCGCTGGCTTATTTCGGCTACCGGTCGGTCGGCCCGGCCATCGTGATCGAAGCCTTGTACGGGCTCTGCACCGCCCTGGCCTTCATGCCGATCTTCGACCTGCTGGCCCGGGCCACGCCCAGGAATTTCGCCGCGCTCGGCTATGCCCTCATCTTCAGCCTGGGCAGCCTCTCGGTCTCGGGCTCGGATCTGATGGGCTCCTGGATCTTCGAGCAGTTTCACCACAGCTTCGCGGGCATGATCCTGCTGAACTCCGGCAGCTCCGCCGTCGTGCTGCTGGTCATCCCCTTTCTGCCCCGCCTGCTGACCGCCCACCGGGATGGCGAAGGTCCCGCGCCTGAAACTGCGGCCACTCCAGCCCCCTAG
- a CDS encoding NAD(P)H-dependent glycerol-3-phosphate dehydrogenase produces the protein MSDPRPLNFTIIGAGAWGTAMAVHLARRGQQTTLVTRRAEHAAQLRATHENRDYLPGIRLPESLVVTQDLRPALLEADVALIACPSQSLRAWCEQMRTVLHDTSRLQLFLSLVKGLEIGTHLRPSEMMAQVLPGLNCGTLTGPTNAAEVARGLPAAMVMAAQRTDEFVPKVQAAMSGSTLRIYISDDLAGAEYGASLKNIYAIAAGLCDGQRLGDNAKAALLTRAVTEMVRVGAALGAKPETFYGLSGFGDLVATSHGAWSRNREFGEKIGAGKSVAELLAGRKTVVEGHRTTEALHGLCQERGITAPILTEVYAILYQDKKPTDALHALMTRELKRETAAPFAKK, from the coding sequence ATGTCCGACCCGCGCCCCCTCAATTTCACGATCATCGGCGCGGGGGCGTGGGGCACCGCGATGGCCGTGCACCTGGCGCGCCGCGGCCAGCAGACCACCCTGGTCACCCGCCGCGCGGAGCATGCCGCCCAGCTCCGCGCCACCCACGAGAACCGCGACTACCTGCCGGGCATCAGGCTGCCCGAGTCCCTCGTCGTAACCCAGGACCTGCGGCCGGCGCTCCTCGAGGCCGACGTGGCGCTCATCGCCTGCCCGTCCCAGTCGCTGCGCGCCTGGTGCGAGCAGATGCGCACCGTGCTCCACGACACCTCCCGGCTCCAGCTTTTCCTCAGCCTGGTCAAGGGCCTCGAGATCGGCACCCATCTCCGGCCCAGCGAGATGATGGCCCAGGTGTTGCCGGGGCTGAATTGCGGCACCCTGACCGGCCCGACCAACGCGGCCGAGGTCGCGCGCGGCCTGCCGGCGGCCATGGTCATGGCGGCGCAGCGCACCGACGAATTCGTGCCCAAGGTCCAGGCGGCCATGAGCGGCTCGACGCTGCGCATCTACATCAGCGACGACCTGGCCGGAGCGGAATACGGCGCCAGCCTGAAGAACATCTACGCAATCGCGGCCGGCCTCTGCGACGGCCAGCGGCTGGGCGACAACGCCAAGGCCGCGCTGCTGACCCGCGCGGTGACCGAGATGGTCCGCGTCGGCGCCGCGCTCGGCGCCAAACCCGAGACCTTCTACGGCCTCAGCGGCTTCGGCGACCTCGTCGCCACCAGCCACGGCGCGTGGAGCCGCAACCGCGAGTTCGGCGAAAAGATCGGCGCCGGCAAGTCCGTGGCGGAACTGCTCGCCGGCCGCAAAACGGTCGTGGAGGGGCACCGCACCACCGAGGCGCTCCACGGCCTGTGCCAGGAACGCGGCATCACCGCGCCGATCCTCACCGAGGTCTATGCCATTCTCTACCAGGACAAGAAGCCCACGGACGCGCTGCACGCCCTGATGACCCGCGAACTCAAGCGCGAGACCGCGGCACCGTTCGCGAAAAAGTAA